AATTCTTTTATTCTAGTAGATTTGTATCATTAATGTTAGCCGCTTTTATGTGTTGCTCACTTCAATTTCATTTCCAGGTTTCCTTGGTAGTGGAATCAATAAACTCTTATATCGCTTGGGATTTCTCACTCGCACAAGGAACGATGAACATGGTAAGCTTCTTTTTAAGCCTGATTGGACTGGTTCATTGTTGCAGCTATGTGGAAAAGTACTTCTTTTGTCTggtcctttgttttttttttttgggggggggggggggggggggggggggatgctATGGGGGCGTGGGTAACTTGGTTGCTCACTGGAGTTGTAGCGTAATGATTTGGTCTTTATCACTTTGTTATGAACCTCATTACAGTTTGGCCTCAAGGGATGCAGACATgagctttttctttttcattttttgagggGTTGAAATTTTAGTCAAACCAGAAAATGGTGCAAAGAGAGTGAATTACAAAGAACCTAAACTCAAGAAATTTGTTACAAGGTGCCAGATTATCATTCACATATTCTAGATCTATGAAACAGCAAATGGTTGGTTGGCAGGGTTTGAGTTGACCAATGCAACTCTAAATGGTTATATCTGCATCTCTAGTTGAAAATTTATTGTCTTATAGTATTCTGCTGAAGTTAGATCATAGAAGAGATGTGCGCAAAAAGGTAAAAATATTCCATGGTCAACAATCATTGTTTTGCGTTACTGTTAGATGCTCGACACTTAATTAATTTATCTCATGGCCTTAATCTTATTTTCTCATGTTGGTGGACAGGATATCGGGTTTAGCATAGAGTATACAAATCCTTCTGGAGAAAAAACGGTAATTTTTAGTCTTTATTCTACTCCCCCATAATAAATTCTTCAGTAAGCAGTCCTTTTGTATTGGTTCTTCAAGGCCATAgtagctttctttttctttccatctTTTTTATAATATAGGTTACATGTTTTTCTCTACCTTTGATTTTTGCTTTTTAATATGGTTCCCGAGTATGACATTGGGCCATGGATTATTTTATCAGCTCATTCTACCTTACCGGCGATACGACTCTGACCAAGTGAGTCGCTACTTTGTTTTCTGCCATTGTGTTATCATGCTTGAAAATGTATAATAACTTTCTTAATAACTTCTATAATATCTTTTACAGGGAAATTTCTGTACAATGGTGGCTGGGAACTACAAACTCATTTGGGACAATTCTTATTCTGCATTTTTCAAAAAGGTAGGAACTAGGCTCCAACATCCATAGATGCCTTCATCCTTCATGCCTCATGAAGAATAAGCTATGAATTGTGTTTTGAAGAGTGATCAAAATCTGAAACCTTGGTGAATTGTCTTTAGCATATTACTTCACCAAACCATTAGAGAAATGTTCCTTTGGCTATTGGATGCTGCAGATCTGATATCCTTGTGCATCAAGCCTTTGATTCGAATGAATAGTTGCATGTCCTGTGGCCTCATCATTAGTCTGGATGAGGCTGGTCCTAGAAATATAATATTTCAGTTTTGTTATGATTGCTCTGAGAAATTGACAGTGATGTTATGACCTCTTTGTTTGCATGGCCTGAGTTTGCTTGGTGATTTGTAGTTGTATCACATTCCCTGCATGAACCAGACAGCGCTATTAAATTTTGATTATGGTTGATATCAGTCTAATGCATTTGTCTTTTCCTTGAAATAGAGCCTGCGCTACAAGGTAGACTGCATACCTCCAGTTGCGGAGCCGCAGAATTCCATTACTGGAGTAGAGTGATGAAGGGGGCACCATGGGAGCCTCTGTATATTACACAATTCGACATCAAAGTTAGATTGTTATTCGGTCAAATCTGTTTGTACTATTTAATTCATATTCTTTTCCCTGGCAGCTTGGCGGAATGATCAAGATGATGGCTAGTCGTATTGTACCAGCATACTGTATGTTTATCACTGTTATCACTAAGCAGGACAATTGATCTTCGTCATTGTGAAAGATGTGAGGGCATTAGTGTTCCACTCATCCTAAAGGACTTGGGAAGGTCAACagattttttcttcaaaactCTTTTGCATACAAGCAGGTAGTGCAGGGAAACCCGAGTGTAAAAGCAGCAGGACATGAACTCAGTCCCTAAAAAGATCCTCTGAAACCACAGTATCATATGTATGTTTTAGTAAATCTAGGTATTAGCCATCAGGTGAAAGCATGTACTCACCTTGGCAGCATGGAGTGTTGGCCGGgaacatgaaatgaaaaattaaagCCATAACTACAAATGTTTCGGTAACTAAAGACTGTAGTGGTCAAGTAAAGCTATATGCTTGTTTGGCAGCGTGGAGGGTATTGGATAACAGCATTGCAATTGTCATCGGTCCAACTCCTCCAGGCACGGGGGTGATAGCCGATGCCACCCTTGCTGCTTCTTCATAACAAACATCCCCAACGAGTCGATAACCATGCTCGCAGCTAACGTCCTGCCCATCCAATGAtataaattaaacaataaacacaaaagaaaattgataaaACCAAGTGCCTTGGGCATCCCTTTATTCCACTTAAGCATTGGCTGTTCACGTGGTTTCTTGTGGTAGTTTTCTTAGAATGTTTGGCCACAGAAAATACATGTTAGACTTTTGATTatatacaaaacaaaaaaagaaattaacatTTACCTCAACTGGACAAGTTCCCACATCAATAACAACGGCACCAGGCTTTAGCCAATTGCCACGAACCAGATTAGGCACTCCTGCAGCAGCGACCACAATGTCAGCTTCACAGGTAATCCGCTCTGGGTCCTTTGTGAATGCATGTACAGTGCTGACAGTTGCATGGTGTCTCTGAAAAACATTAAAGAATGCATTTTTAATTAGTGAATCACTGAATGGGTGGGATAACATTAGAAGTTTAGGTGGGATAATATTCTGACTAGGTGGGAAAATATTCTGATAGAAGTTGGTTTTACCTGTAATaacaaagatgtgaataatccaACCCAATGTGAGACAATTCTCTAATAGAAGTTGGTTTACCTGCAATAACAAAGATGTAGGTAATCCAACAATGTTGCTTCTCCCTATCACCACAGCGTGTTTCCCCATGATGCCCACTCCAGATCTGATCAACAACTCAATGCAACCCTTTGGCGTACAGGGAATGAACAATGGTTCTCTTCCTCTCATGGCAAGATTCCCCATATTTACAGGATGGAAGCCATCCACATCCTTCTCTAATGCCATCATATTCAGAATCTTCACCTCATCCAAATGCTGTTGCAGAAATTTTTCGGTCCTCCTTAGTCATCCATAAAACACCCACGTCTGAAGTAATGCATAAAAGTCTAAAATTACGTCATTCCTACACATTAGCAGCTAGGTTGCTACCACAAAATGATTAGTCTTTCTGCACAAATTTAATTTATCAGGCCATGGAATGCAATTAAGCTACAACAAGAAAATGGCAATACATGGAATTGAATGATGCTGATGAAGCTGGCTACAAATggaatcacaaaatcaatttaAGGCCCGACTGCAATGCCAGCGGCCACAAAGAAAATGTCATCCCAGCACTGCTTAATTTGCTAGTAGAGGTGAGACGTCAGGCACTAACACTCGCTCTTGCCAAATAATCCACTTATTCAAGTTCTAACTAATACTTCAGTTTTATAAACAAATCCTTGATTTTATATTCTTTGGTCCACTATTATTTGTTCCAACATGAGGTGTAAGAGCTATGCAAGATACCTGCTGGCCCATGCAACTTTCCTGTTTACATGAAGGCCCAGGGTACATCACTAGGTGGATTTTCTGCTTGCATAGGGATAGGCAAGAACCAAACCATATGACATTAAGATGTAAGGATACGCAAGAAACGAAAGAACAAACAGATCCAAAGCATCCTACGGAAAGTGTAAACATGATTCGATTTCAGTTCCAGGGGAAAAGGTACCAACATTCAGGAAAATGGAATGTTAACAGGCGCAAGTAGTATGGCGTGCACATTCCACATTTTGAACACGGCAACTCATAAAGGTCATAAACATTATTATGATAGTTAAAGAATTTACTTGTGGTAGAGGAAGCTGCACGAGAACACCATGAACAGAGGGATCCTCATTAAAAGCCAACAAAGCATTAAGAACGGCATCCTCTGTGCAATTTTCAGGAAATCTAGCAACAAAAGGCTTGATTCCAGCTTCTTCGCAGGCAATAATCTTGTTGCGGACGTAAGTCTCAGAGTCCTTTCTTCGTCCTGCCATAATTACCGCCAATCCAGGAACACTTCCAATGGATTCTTTCATCCTTCTAACTTCTCCAGCTATTATCAACCTAATTTCCTCTGCAATGGACTTCCCATCAATTACAGCAGCTGTCTGGTAATCAtctgtcacaaaaaaaaatcattcatcAACAATAGTATCATGCCAAAAGAAAAGAGTTAAAAGGGAAAAGGAGGAAAGTGGCCAGAGATGAGAATACAGCAAAACGAGAAAGGGATCAAGAATGGCGGCCGATGATTCAGGATGAAGAAGGGAAAATTCAGCAAAGGGAAATGATCAAATTTGCAAGGGGACAACTCCTCTCTCGAACAACATCTATGCCACCAGTTCAAGGGCATATGTTACTCAAAGCCTCACAATAAATGAACTAGTAAGAAATTTATTCATAATACCAGCTTGAAGCTGCTGTGTTTCATATTACATGAATTAGAGTACATGACATTAAGACAATCAATGGAAATAGTTCACAGATTGGAAGAGAGGGATTAGTTTTGTCTAAATTTGAAAGGTTAAATAGCTAGAAAGGATGCCCAAAAACAAAGTCAGAACCACATTACTGATCAATAGTTCACATGATACGAATGAATCTATACACTGATTCCAGTGACATAACATAATTAGAATCTGATGAAATCACAGTAATTCAAGAGTTGAGTCACAGGAACAGGAAACGATACGTAATGCTTAAAGAGTAACACTATAAGCACTTATGCAGCTCCAAAAGGAAAATAACCTACGAATTTCAAGCAAAGCCTGGGCCGGCTATTAAGAGGCACTCACTTGATGGTGGAGGATGATAATGGTGAGAGACGGGAGTCCAATTGTCGGGGAGGTCCAGAGAAACAAGAGAAGGAGACATGACTATCGGGGACTGGTACGCCCTCTTCACCAATCCATTCTTGTTGCACGCAACATGTACCCGCTGTAAAACACTCCTCGCCACTCTCATCATGCTTTAAGGGACTTGCTCCGAATTCTACTGGCTAAACGCCTCAACCATCATCGTCTGCGTCTACTTATAACAAATGAAGCCAACTATAATACCTTCGTTCGACGTTCGATTATCCCCGCGAAATGTTCTGCCGGAGCAGGTGCCCAGCAACTGTTTGACGAAATGCGAGCCTCCTCGTCTGCCTAATTTTCCCCGACTACTTGCGCAAGCGTATAGTACTTATTCTTGGCCACACACTTGCCAAACCTTGTACGTGAATGAAGCCTATAAGATCATAAAAGCCCactctaataaaaaaaaaagaggttcaAATATAATATTTCGAGCTAGGCAACCCCTTCTACTTTTCATATATACCGTTAAATATTGCTACGGCGTTAAATATTGCTgtggttttttttattaatttatacttGTTAATGTCGATGACATGTGTTTTGGACCGACAAAATCATGACACGTCATAAATAttcaattttgttatttttgtataattttaagataaaaaagaaattaagtacattaaaaaaatcaaatacttTAAAATCAGCCTCATGGACATATTATTATATTCTCCGAGGAAACGCCCGTTAATAGAACTTTTCGTTTATAAACAAGGATAAGTCGATCTAAACAAGCCATTCTACTTTGAAAATTGGGCTAAACATGCCTCTCATGATATCTACTGAGTTCAGTCCAAGCCCACTCATCACTAGCTTCGCCAGCTAGTTGGAAGTGCATCAGCCTTATTGCTGACATAAAAAATTTCCCCAGAGCTGGATGCACAAACATGCAGTGTTCCCAACCAGAGCTAGCCATACTAATTGATGCATGaaacaaaacatataaatatctCTACTACTAGAACGAtacaaattgtcaaaaaaaattagcCATTTCTCACTAACTACAAAAACAGttgaacataaaaaataaaaaaaaaataaaggaaactaGAAAGAATTCACTGAGTATCCATCTACGCTTTCTCAACCAAGAATACTCTACATAATCAATGGCCACTGGAAGCTTTCTCCAAATAAATAATGCTTGCAATTGTGCCTTTTCATGTACAAAATTGCTTAATATGCCCTGTTGCACTTGGTTCAGTTGCTAGACTGCACAGAGAAGGAATACCTGCCTATCGATCCTCATCTTTTTCTTTCAACCAACTGGAATTTAAGCCTCAACGCCTTTACAACCGTCAATACCTCCAAGGCACAAAGTCCTCCTGCCTTAGCAGAAGAGCATAAAAATCTACTGTCCTTTTATTTACTGaaaaaatctggaaaaaaaaatcagttgatAAAAATCATCACAGCTACAAACCTGCCACGACCTAATACCTTCCTGAAACCTATCTCAAGTACACTTTCTAAGCCCTTCGGAAACGGAAACCACACCTCAATTTTTTTAACCTTGTATTCTTAGTAATCTCAGATGGCTATGCATCGACATTACAAGAAAGTAAAAATTCATCTTCTCTATTCAGAAACTTATTCCAATATGGTTTATACTTTGGAATTCCCAGATTTAGCCAAGGTTTCATGACCCCATTATAATGTAGCACAGCAGCATTTTCAATGTCTCGAACATCAATCAAATAGTCATGACCTAGTCCTGACAAAGCCCAACCATCAAGAGCATAAACTACATCCTGAAAAGTGAGCAAGTTTGCAGCCAATTCATGATCTTCAACCGATTTCTCCCCTATCTTCACCTGCAGCCCAAATTAAAAACGAAGGAAAAGAATCAACAAAACCCCTGGCTTACAGTTAATGATTATTACAATTGCTAGCACTACTGAGTACTGACAATAGTAAGAATCAAGGAACTCTTGATATACTGAACATGCAGAGTCCATAATAAAGTTGTCCAACTGGAACAAATCCTTTCCCATAGGGGATTAGGTCAGTTCATTAGAACCAAGAGAGCCATTGAATAGTATACTTGTTTTTTACTTACAGACAAATACAATAGCAACTTAGCGTTGTGAGATAAACATATCAATCCATGTATGATAACTGACAAATCTTTGGTAAATAAATGGCACTTACCTCTTGGATAAATTTCCAGTATATCTCAGTGAGATCAAGCTCTCTCCACCTGGCCAGATCAATTATATTTAGTCCAGACATCCAAACGCAGGAATTTTCATCAACATTGTTTTCCCCCAGGTAACTCTTCAGCAGGCCCAATCTCACAGAGCATAATTGAACAGCACCATTCACCTTTCCTCCCATGTAAAGATCCCATAGGGCAGACAAGTCTCGTTGGACAACAACATCATCACTCAAAACCACAACTTTCTCCAACCTCTTGAATATCTCAGGTAGAAGGTAGTGAGAATGAGAAAAGGTAGTTATGTATTCTGTTCTAGTATATTTTGATGGTTGGTTATCAACACtagaaaaagaaatatgaaaCTCCCTAGGCAAGGACATTTTTAAGTCCGTTGCCTTAGCATGGAAATCAATGTTAAGATGTTCAATATTCAGAACTTGAACTGCAGCATCCTTATACGTATTTCTGAAGAACCATAGTTTCATTGCAAAGTAATTCTGTAGATCTGTCAGCACATGGAAGACTACGTTCGCACTTTCCTGAAATATAGCAGAGTAGCCAGTCAATTTATATCAGCACAACACAGATAATGACCAGTAAAgtcaacaagcaagctagaaTATATGTAACATACTCTTGCATGCATAACAGTTGAATTGATTACGACAGATGATGCAAGTACATTCTTGGAGAAGATAACATAGTGTTGCAAAGTGGGGTCAAAATATTTCCCAGTTAGAGAGAGCTCCATGTCTTTTAAAGGTGATTTAAAATATTCCACCGTTTGATTCATAGACAGGCAATGGAGACCCTTTGGAATAGTATGGACTGCTAGTTGGAAGAGGAAGATACTGTGCTTCATGTGAAAGTTTGCTTCATCTGAGGTCATGTCAAGTATCTGTCTCAACTTCTTATCAACATTGCTGCAATCCACGGGGTATGATTTAGCACTGGCTATTGTAGCTTCCATCTTACGTAATTTCTTCTCAATCCTGATAATATATGTAATCCCACTTAGTTTTGAGCAATATGATCAATTTTGACAGTAGACAATAAAAGCCAAAGGACAAAAACAGTGGAAACTTTTTGATCACCGCATGCCAACAGAAGAAAGCATGAAACAAGTAATAATAGATTTAACAACATAACAAACGATGATTAAATTGAGAAGAGGTTTAGTGACTGGAGATTGTCTAAAAGGATTTAAACTGGTTTCGTGATATGTGCATGTGTGTTTCCCCTTCTCTTGAGCAGCAATCAGAATATATTTTATCAGCTTGCAATATATTCACGGAAACACTAAAAGCTAGCCGAGGAGATTCATATGCAAAACACTGCTGCCGGGCATACTGAAGAGTGGCCTGAAACACTGAAAGCTTTGCCAGGATTTCATAACAGATCTGAATAAAATGGCAATCATGCAAAATTAACTACTTAAGCAATTACATTTTCATTTCAACAAACTTGGCACTCACATACAATTACAACAccagttttaaaaaataaaataaaataaaacacataTTCAGGTTGAACACAATAGTGTAAGCATTAGACCCAGAAATAACTTGGTCGAAGTTTTGAGAGAACACATAATGAGTAggtcaaattacacaaacagaATGAGTTCGAAGTTAAAATCACCATCCTGGACTTGGATGCAAGCATCCAACactctaagaaaaaaaaaacaaaatcagtaAGGTATACAATTTCCAATTTTGGTCCTGTCCGTAAAAGTCAAATGTTAGCCACCTTGAGGGTCCAAACGCGATTAGTGGCCACTGGCCAGCATCCAAAACCAGCATACTCACACTTGAAGTGCCAAAAAAGCAAAATTTCGCACAATTGACAGAAGATTATTATTGTCATTATTATTGAATGAAGCAACAAAAGATTGTtatcaaaacacaaatgaaagaagaaatgcaaaaaagaaaattttagctAGTTTGTGCCTTGTCAAAAGAGgataattctaagaacatgagtTATGACTGGTCAAAGTGAAAAGAGCGCACTAACTTTTATTCAGAAGAAGGAAAGACAAGCATAGCATAATGTACAGCACTAACGAATAATGTAACAAGTCATTAGATTAGACGACTCCAATGTACACACCAAGCAGATCAATAACGAAAGTAATAACAATTTTTGCTATCTTGCTGCCATAAAGCGAAAACTATCATCAAAACACACTGTTGAAGATGGAGAAATAATGCAAAGGCTGTTTAGATTTACCCCGGTTGAAGATCAGCATCTGTAGAACTTTCACTGAGAATGTGCTCCAATTCTTgaatgttttgtttcaattcaCGAGATAACTTATTTAGAGCAGGAACTTTAGCTATGCTAGGGAGATATGCTCTGGCAACAAAAAGCTGGTCTTTTAATTTCTTCACCATAGAATCATTCTTTTCTCCATTTGTTTCCGCTCTGTTATTTGCACGCCAAAGGCAATAAGTTCCAAAGCTCACCTCACATGAATTTCTATTTTCATCAACAACACCTTTTCCATATTCATCAACACCATCTCTTCTTTCATATGGGGGATCAGTGCCAATTTTAGCATCCTGCCACATAAATTAGATATTAGAGACCTTACTAGTAAAGCAAGCTATGAATGAAACTTTCAAACAGACAAATTAATATATCATACATTTGTATCGATAGGTGGTTGCTGCAAACCATCTGCTGTTAAACTACCTGTAAAAAACATTATTTGACAAACGGTAAGATTTCAAAAACAAGTAAATTATATGAAAAAAGACAAGTTATGATGTAAAGAAAAGAATCATCTAAGAACACTTTGTGAAAAATTGAGTTCAACTGAACCTTCTTTTGTGGTACTAGTTCCACTTGGAGCCGTATCGCCCTTATCAATGGTTTCACTAAATGGTTCATTTGAACTGTTCCTCAAACCCTATTGTACAGAAGAATAACGAAAAGACAGTGATAAGCAATACTTTAAATGTGAACGTCTGATAAAGATATAAAAGTCAATCTTAGAACAAGTGCTAATTTAGTATAAAATAGATGATGGGAGCCTAAGTGGGAGTTAGATAGTCTTCAATCATCATACTTGAGCCCTTTCTAGGTTTATCGAGATTAAAATTTCCAGGTGAATTCTTATTGTCTTCTttaattgaggaaaaaaaatccagatCAGAATTGTACACATTCAAAGTCTAGAATCCCCTATTTTCAAAAGTCCAAATAACCGATCCACCAAGAAATCTCTGACAAATTACACAAATTAAACCATGCCCAATATTTAAACAGAACATCAGAATAAGATTATGCAACAGACCTGCGGAATGATTGGTGGTAATTTTCCAAGTATATCATATACAATGGTGTCATTTACTATGCTCTCATGTTTCCTCTGCTTAAATAGAAGTAACAACTTGTGTAAGGAAGCATAAGGTTAAAGGGACTATTCTTTACAATAGTAATGACTCAAAGTCTAAACAAAGGAGATTACCTTAGGGTCATTCAAGTTGTCTATAAGGACATTCTGGTTTAaatcattcaaaaggaaaatataAGTGAAGAACAAAATTATATGCAATTAGGAGAAGCTTCAACATTGAAACATTAAAATCAGTAAACAATTGCTTACAGTAGTCGAACTTGGTTGATCATATGGATATGCTGCAAAAGGAATGATAAACAAGGCGTGTCATAAACTTCTAATTCAATACAAATGGATCTATAGGAGAACCAAAACGATTCAAAACTAGTCCTCAGTTGTACAGTTACATAGAAATGCATATCGAGTGAAGCAAAAATAGGAAACCAGATCAGCTTCCATATACTCTTAAATCTGGATCTGATCATGCCCTGATTGTAGATGAGAGCGTAGAAAAGAAGCACGAACAGATCTAGAGATTGAGTATTATTACCACCAGAGTGAGCGCCATTGTGAAGGAAAATGAGAGGAACAAGAGAAAAGATGACAAGGCACAGTATCCCAACCGGCCCCTTCCATCGCCACTTCCCGGAATGCACACCGCCACCACCTTTCATCTCCGCTTTCCCGTCACTCGGTCGGGCACGCACACACTTACTCGCTTACTCACACACACCACTTTTCTCCTCTCAACATTTATCTTGAAATCAACTACGGCAAGGTTCCCTTGTTCATCCCAATCTCTCCTCCCAatccaatccaaacacattctcTCTCCAACACCTACAACTGCCTCCCCCGCGTTAATCTCTGCATCTTAATCTCTAATGTATATCTTTCTTTACGAAATCTATCTTTTTACTTTTACATGATTTATCACTTTATATCtgttaaatgtttttttttttaattttaaaatatttttctattttaaagTAATAAATACGGATGGGTATTGTACTATTACTCTATTGGTACATCTAATACATAATTTAAATGTGAAAATTTGTGCTTGAAATATGGAATGAATTAATGGTAAATTATGATATTTTACTATTTCTGACTTTCCTAAAGAAACATGAATTGTATGAGAATCTAACccattgaattattattatatatattatcttgATATTAAATTGAAATTAGAATAgtatgtttcaaaaaaaaaaaatagaatagtgGGCCTCGCGGGTCTCTCactctctttttcattttcatattttgttgagCGATACGAAAATTTGTGGATATTTCCAATTAAATCTTCTTGCTCAAAATACTTTATAGAAATAAATGACTATTACTTATGTTTGATGTTTTAAACTCTTACTAGATAATATGTTatgttatatataaatatagccTTTTTGCGTTTTTGGCCGAATAAAAGAGATATGTATGAATACAAATCCCCGTGTTTACTTTTTGTCTTCCATATTTATCAAATTTACTTgtattcaaattaaaaaattgaaaaataatcaCAGGATGTGGGAGTAATAGGCCACGATTGACTGGTGTTATAGTCTAGCTTGGACAGTTACAAACAACTCGAAGGCTGGATTTGGACTCCCTCATTTTTCCTTCACGGGCTTCGACTCTATTTAACATGTCCACCAGCCCAATTTGACCTATCGTTAGTGTAGAGTGGATTGGATAGTTTGACCTATGTCAGACATCGAGCGGATTGGATTGGTTATCCAAATTTTGAACTAGCTCTCAATTGTGTGGTGGATATGTTGGGTTAAGAaattctcgattatcaaaaaaaatatcaaataaagcAGTTGATTAGGAAAATTCGCGTCAAAAATCAGAATCCAATATCCCAACCGATTGAATAAGGCGGAGATGCCCATTCCCCAATGTTGCAATCCATCAAGTGGAATATTGTATGATCACTCACATATGAGCATCTATTGCTAGTGCTGTAAGTGGAAATTTCTAGTAGTGCCATTTTGGTTCCCGAAAATTGAATGTTTTGATCATGATCCATGTATAAAAAGTTCATGTTACACTGTTCAATTA
The window above is part of the Tripterygium wilfordii isolate XIE 37 chromosome 3, ASM1340144v1, whole genome shotgun sequence genome. Proteins encoded here:
- the LOC119989043 gene encoding bifunctional protein FolD 1, mitochondrial, producing the protein MMRVARSVLQRVHVACNKNGLVKRAYQSPIVMSPSLVSLDLPDNWTPVSHHYHPPPSNDYQTAAVIDGKSIAEEIRLIIAGEVRRMKESIGSVPGLAVIMAGRRKDSETYVRNKIIACEEAGIKPFVARFPENCTEDAVLNALLAFNEDPSVHGVLVQLPLPQHLDEVKILNMMALEKDVDGFHPVNMGNLAMRGREPLFIPCTPKGCIELLIRSGVGIMGKHAVVIGRSNIVGLPTSLLLQRHHATVSTVHAFTKDPERITCEADIVVAAAGVPNLVRGNWLKPGAVVIDVGTCPVEDVSCEHGYRLVGDVCYEEAARVASAITPVPGGVGPMTIAMLLSNTLHAAKQAYSFT
- the LOC119989026 gene encoding probable galacturonosyltransferase 7, with the protein product MKGGGGVHSGKWRWKGPVGILCLVIFSLVPLIFLHNGAHSGAYPYDQPSSTTNVLIDNLNDPKRKHESIVNDTIVYDILGKLPPIIPQGLRNSSNEPFSETIDKGDTAPSGTSTTKEGSLTADGLQQPPIDTNDAKIGTDPPYERRDGVDEYGKGVVDENRNSCEVSFGTYCLWRANNRAETNGEKNDSMVKKLKDQLFVARAYLPSIAKVPALNKLSRELKQNIQELEHILSESSTDADLQPGIEKKLRKMEATIASAKSYPVDCSNVDKKLRQILDMTSDEANFHMKHSIFLFQLAVHTIPKGLHCLSMNQTVEYFKSPLKDMELSLTGKYFDPTLQHYVIFSKNVLASSVVINSTVMHARESANVVFHVLTDLQNYFAMKLWFFRNTYKDAAVQVLNIEHLNIDFHAKATDLKMSLPREFHISFSSVDNQPSKYTRTEYITTFSHSHYLLPEIFKRLEKVVVLSDDVVVQRDLSALWDLYMGGKVNGAVQLCSVRLGLLKSYLGENNVDENSCVWMSGLNIIDLARWRELDLTEIYWKFIQEVKIGEKSVEDHELAANLLTFQDVVYALDGWALSGLGHDYLIDVRDIENAAVLHYNGVMKPWLNLGIPKYKPYWNKFLNREDEFLLSCNVDA